In Beijerinckia indica subsp. indica ATCC 9039, the genomic window TGATATTGACCAAGCTCTTCAGCATATAGGTTGATGCAACAATGCGACGTCAAGCATCGGCATCTCAGCGACTGTTGAGCAAGCTGCATCCAAACAGTGTCATCGCGCTTAAACAAGCTTTGATGGTCACTGCTTTGATCGCGGTCACCTGGATTATCTCCATGGCGCATTTGGCCATCGTCGCACGGCCTCTTTTTGTCCTTGCATCGATCATCCTCAGCATCATCTACATCCGGCGATCGCCTTGGCAATATTTGACATTTAGCTTGTGGATCTGGACGCTCGCGCCTTTCATGAGGCGGATTTGCGATTATTACAGCGCTCCCGTCGGGTTCAATATCGTCCTGATCGCGCCCAATATTATTTCCCTGATCATGCTGCCGTCCCTCCTGACAAGCCGGACCTTGCTGAAGCGGAAGGAAACGGCAGTCGGCCTTTTGCTGCTGGGGCCGTCGATTTATGGGCTTTGCGTCAGCTTTGTCATTTCGGACATTTTTCCCGGCATGGTAGGCGCGATCGATTGGATCACGCCCCTGATCTATTTCTGGTTCATTATTGATAACGCCGAAACGATCGATGAACTGAAACCCTATTTCGATGTCTTTATCCCCTTGAACTTGGCGATCATCTCACTGTACGGAATTTATCAGAATTATTTCCCACCGGCCTGGGATCTGAAATATTGGAATTTTCTCAAGGGAGAAGAGGAAAAATTCACGACTATTCCAATTTTCAGCACGTTGAATTTCCCAGGTATTTGCGCGACTTGGGTCGCGCTTCTCATTCTCCTATCCTTGGGCTTTGGCGGTGGGATTGCCTTTTTTGTCCTGCCCACCGCACTCTTGATGCTTGTGATGACGGAAGTCCGATCAGCGGTCGGTGCTCTGGTCTTCGGCTTGATCCTCGCTATGACGTTCGGGCGTGGTCGTCTCGTCCAAGCCCTTCTGGGTATTTTTGCAGCCCTATTTGTTTTCTTTGGACTTTTCGCTTCCCTCGACCAAGACCTCGCAACAAGATTGACGAGGCGTTTCGCCTCTGTCGGGGATCTGGAGCATGATGGCAGCGCCAATGCGCGGAAAGACCTGATCAAAAATACACCGAACATTATTGCCAATATTCCCTTCGGCATGGGGACTGGCAGCGTCGGCAAGGGAGCGCGTGCGGAAGCGGGTAAGAAATTTGTTGATATGGATTCGGGGCTTGTTGCACCGTTTATCGTCTTCGGTTGGTTCTTTGGGGCTTTCTACGGTTTTGGACTCGCTGCGATCGTTGCCCGCTGTGCGATTGCCGCAAAGAGATCGGGATCACAAACAGCCTTGGTTTTGAGCATCGGGGCGATTGCTTCCGCTGCGACCAGTCTGTTTACGATGAATGTCGGCATACAAGGGCTGATGCTTTGGATGTGTATCGCCTATGCCATCGCCATCGAAGTCCAGGAGCACAATAAGAGAATAGGGGCCTCTTCTTTGCTGCGCGACCCA contains:
- a CDS encoding O-antigen ligase family protein, producing MAHLAIVARPLFVLASIILSIIYIRRSPWQYLTFSLWIWTLAPFMRRICDYYSAPVGFNIVLIAPNIISLIMLPSLLTSRTLLKRKETAVGLLLLGPSIYGLCVSFVISDIFPGMVGAIDWITPLIYFWFIIDNAETIDELKPYFDVFIPLNLAIISLYGIYQNYFPPAWDLKYWNFLKGEEEKFTTIPIFSTLNFPGICATWVALLILLSLGFGGGIAFFVLPTALLMLVMTEVRSAVGALVFGLILAMTFGRGRLVQALLGIFAALFVFFGLFASLDQDLATRLTRRFASVGDLEHDGSANARKDLIKNTPNIIANIPFGMGTGSVGKGARAEAGKKFVDMDSGLVAPFIVFGWFFGAFYGFGLAAIVARCAIAAKRSGSQTALVLSIGAIASAATSLFTMNVGIQGLMLWMCIAYAIAIEVQEHNKRIGASSLLRDPPNWRTRERLILSADRKIL